The genomic stretch TTGCCCTGACCCCGGCCCACTACGCGGCGGGTGGACACGCGGGTGGGGCGATCTATGGAGCGGCGTACCCGCGGTGGCGGGGCGGCCCTCTGCACCCGCAGCCGTACCGCGTGGGCCGGATCGTGTGGCAGGTGGGAACCGGCGTCCATCCGGGCGGCGGGATTCCGGCGATCCTGGGCGGCGCCCTGATCGTGGACACGCTGATGGCACAGGACATCCACTAAAAAACCCCCACACGTGGTGGGGGGCAGGGGAGAGCGTGTGATCAGTTGCCGGTGATCGCCTTGTACGGATCGACTAGGCCGTAGCCGAAGTTGTTGTCCCGGCCCACCGTCCCGAGATCCTTCGCGGTGCTGGTCAGCAGGTTCAGGAGCTGCGTGTTGGTCAGGGTGGGCTTGGCGGCCCACACGACGGCGGCGGCAGCCGACACATGCGGGGTCGCCATGCTGGTGCCGTCGAAGTACTCGTAGTCGGCGCTGGTCACGGCGACCGTACCCGTGGTCGGCAGCTGCCCCAGCAGCGTCTGGCCGTCGGTCTGAAGGATGCCCACCACCGGGATGGCGTAGGTGTTGGTCAGGCTCATGCCCAGCGGGCCGGCGGCGTTGTTGTAGATCATGACGGCCTTCGCGCCGCTGGCGCTGGCGTTGGCGACCTTCTCCTCGAAGGTGCAGGTGCCGCGCGAGATCAGGGCGATAGTGCCGGCCAGGGCTGTATTCCGGGTGCTGGTGCCACAGAACTGATTCCCGCCGGCCGTACCGTTGCCGTCGCCCGCCTTGACGACGCTGCCGCTGAAGGTCACCTTGGCGCTGTTGTCCGCGCCGGTCACGTCGGTGAAGGTCACGCCGCCGCCCGAGGCGCTGGCCGCCGCGCCCTGGCCGAGCGGCACGCTGCTGAGCACCGCCACGCCGGGGCCGGAGAGATCCACCTGCGTGCCGAAGTTGCTGAAGTCCGCCTTGGCGAGGTTGCTGTCGACGGCCGCCACACCGACCACGCTGGTGTACGCGGCGGGGTAGGACACGGCCGCGCCGTCGTTCCCGGTCGCCGCGATGATCAGTGCCCCCTTGTTGTACGCGGCGGTGTAGGCCCGCTGCTCGGTCTGGCTCTTGCTGCCGCCGCCCAGGCTCATGGACACGACCACGCGGTCTTCGGTGCCGCCCTGGGACTTGAGCTGCGCCACGCACCAGTTCACGCCGTTGATGATCCCGCTGCTGCTGCCGCTGCCGGTGTCCCCCAGCACGCGGCCCATGTACAGGTCGGCCCCCGTGGCAACGCCGCCCACGCCGTTCGCGTTCATGCCGGGCTGTACGCCGGCCGCGCCGGTGCCCGCACCGTACTGGGCGAACACCGTGCCGGCCACGTGCGTGCCGTGGTGTGACACGTCATTCAGGGCGTAGGCATCGCCCCGGTTCGCCTCGCCCGTGAAGTTCCGGAAGCCCTTCAGCTTGCGCTGGAACTCGGGGTGGTTCCCGTCGATCCCGGTGTCGAGCACGCACACGGCGACCTTCGTGGTGGCCGCGCCGGTGTAGCCGGCAGCCTGCAGGGCCGGCACGCGCAGCGCGTTGTCGCCCCAGGTGTACTCGCCGCTGGCGCTGTACAGCGCCTGGGTGGTGATGACGCCGCTGGCGGGCTTCGCGGTCACGGTGCCGATGTGCTTGCCGCCCAGCGCCTTGTGCACGGCCTCCTGCTCGACGTACTCGACCAGGGGGTTGGCGCGCAGTTTCGTCACGGCCGCCGGCGAGAGCTTCACGGCCGCCGCGCTGATGTCGGCCCACTGGCTGGTGACGATCCCGCCCGCCGCCGTGATCGCCTGCGCCTGCACGGTGGCCTGCTCGGACAGGCTCTGCGTGCCCAGCGCGTCCTGCCGGAAGCCCACGAGGTACGCGCCGGTGCCATCGGTGACAGCCGGGGCGCTGGCAGTGGGACTGGCCGTCTGCTGTCCGCAGGCGGCGAGCGTCAGGGCAAGGGTGGCAGCGAGCAGGGAACGGGTGTACGACATCTGGAACTCCTCGGCAGACCATGGCGGGTGGCGTTCCCCAGCGGGTGCGGGGGATGGGCCGGGCTTCGTGGTGAACGCGCGGATCAGGGTGAAAACAGAATGAAACTTGGGGCGAATGGTAGTGTTCTCCATTCCCCCCGGGGTTCAGCTGTCTAGATGACTCTGGAGTCAGATCAAGAAACGAGAAATTGGGTCGATACAGGCCACAGAATGGAGGTGGCACGTCCTGTCGATCGCGTCAACCTGTCCAACACGACTTGCCATTTGGCACAAATTTTCAACACGGACTTTCTGCATGAGCAGTCCATCGCTCGCCTTTCGGGAGGGATCTCATGTCAATCCCCCCGACGGAACGGACGCCCGGCCTGGCCTACCAGCGCTCGGTCACCGTCTTGAGCTGCAGGAAGTTCGCCAGGTAATCCGGCCCGCCCGCCTTGGAGTCCGTGCCGCTCATGTTGTAGCCGCCGAAGGGCTGCACCCCCACGATCGCCCCGGTGATCTTGCGGTTGAAATACAGGTTCCCCGCCTCGAACTCGCGGCGGGCCTGTTCCAGCCGCGCCCGGTCGCGCGAGCACACGCCGCCCGTCAGGCCGTACTCGGTGCTGTTCGCGATGTCCAGCGCGTCCTGCCAGTCCCGCGCGCGGATCACCGACACGACCGGCCCGAAGATCTCCTCCTGCGCCAGCCGCGCGTCCCGCTTCACGTCGCCCACGATGGTCGGCTGCACGTAATAGCCCTGTTTGCCGTTCGCCTTGCCGGGGGCCTCGCCGCCCAGCAGCACGGTGCCCTCCTTTGGCGCGATCTCCAGGTACCCCTTGATCTTGTCGAAGCTCATCTGGTTCACGACCGCCGTGACGTTCGCGTTCTCCTCACCCGTACCCACCTTCAGGGCTCTCGTGCGCTCCACGAAGGCGTTCACCACGTCGTCGTACACGCTGTCCACCACGATCAGGCGGCTCATGGCGCTGCACTTCTGGCCGTTGAAGCCGAAGGCCCCCTGCACGGCCGCCGTCACCGCCACATCCAGATCGGCGGTCTCGTCCACGATCAGGCCGTCCTTGCCGCCCAGCTCCAGAATCACCTTCTTGATCCACTTCTGGCCCGGCTGCGTCTTCGCGGCCACCTCGTTGATGTGCAGGCCCACCGCGCGGCTTCCCGTGAACGTGATGAAGCGCGTCCGCGCGTGCGTCGTCAGGTACTCGCCCACCTCTTTCCCCACGCCCGGCAGGAACTGGAGCACCCCGGAGGGCAGCCCCGCCTCCAGCAGGATGTCCACCATCATGCCCGCGATCAATCCGGAGTCCTCGGCGGGCTTGGCGATCACGCAGTTCCCGGCCACGATGGGCGCGGCGAGCATCCCCAGGAAGATCGCGCACGGGAAGTTCCACGGGCTGATGCTCACGCCCACGCCCAGCGGCAGGTACATCAGGCCGTTCTCCTCGCCCTCGAACCACGTCGTCTCGGCCGCGCCGAAGCCCGCGTACTTCA from Deinococcus sp. AB2017081 encodes the following:
- the pruA gene encoding L-glutamate gamma-semialdehyde dehydrogenase; its protein translation is MLKIQDYRPQAFIDFTLPENVEAYQAALKKVRAELVGKHYPLIIDGERVDTAEKLTSLNPCDTSEVVGTTAKATIDDAERALQGAWTAFESWKTWDMDARARILLKAAAILKRRRLEACALMSIEVGKNYAEADVEVAEAIDFLEYYARSAMKYAGFGAAETTWFEGEENGLMYLPLGVGVSISPWNFPCAIFLGMLAAPIVAGNCVIAKPAEDSGLIAGMMVDILLEAGLPSGVLQFLPGVGKEVGEYLTTHARTRFITFTGSRAVGLHINEVAAKTQPGQKWIKKVILELGGKDGLIVDETADLDVAVTAAVQGAFGFNGQKCSAMSRLIVVDSVYDDVVNAFVERTRALKVGTGEENANVTAVVNQMSFDKIKGYLEIAPKEGTVLLGGEAPGKANGKQGYYVQPTIVGDVKRDARLAQEEIFGPVVSVIRARDWQDALDIANSTEYGLTGGVCSRDRARLEQARREFEAGNLYFNRKITGAIVGVQPFGGYNMSGTDSKAGGPDYLANFLQLKTVTERW
- a CDS encoding S8 family serine peptidase, which produces MSYTRSLLAATLALTLAACGQQTASPTASAPAVTDGTGAYLVGFRQDALGTQSLSEQATVQAQAITAAGGIVTSQWADISAAAVKLSPAAVTKLRANPLVEYVEQEAVHKALGGKHIGTVTAKPASGVITTQALYSASGEYTWGDNALRVPALQAAGYTGAATTKVAVCVLDTGIDGNHPEFQRKLKGFRNFTGEANRGDAYALNDVSHHGTHVAGTVFAQYGAGTGAAGVQPGMNANGVGGVATGADLYMGRVLGDTGSGSSSGIINGVNWCVAQLKSQGGTEDRVVVSMSLGGGSKSQTEQRAYTAAYNKGALIIAATGNDGAAVSYPAAYTSVVGVAAVDSNLAKADFSNFGTQVDLSGPGVAVLSSVPLGQGAAASASGGGVTFTDVTGADNSAKVTFSGSVVKAGDGNGTAGGNQFCGTSTRNTALAGTIALISRGTCTFEEKVANASASGAKAVMIYNNAAGPLGMSLTNTYAIPVVGILQTDGQTLLGQLPTTGTVAVTSADYEYFDGTSMATPHVSAAAAVVWAAKPTLTNTQLLNLLTSTAKDLGTVGRDNNFGYGLVDPYKAITGN